The region TGCAGGTGCAGACGCACATTGCGTGCGGCGATCGGCAGGGTCGCCATCGCCTCGCGCACCACGGCCAGCACCTGGCCGGGATCGGCCTTGAGTTCGCGCCGTATCAGCTGGCGCGCCACGGCCAGCGCCAGGTGTACCAGCTCCTGCTCCACCTGCTCATCGAGCTGTTCGAGTGGTCGGGCGAGCACCTGCATCAGACCCTCGAGTTCGTGCACACGGGCCAGGATCTCCTTGCGTCCCGCCTCCAGACCCTCGCGCCGACCTTGTGCAAACCCTTCCTCACGCGCCTGCGCCTGCAGCTCCTCGATCTGTTGCGCCGTCAATGGTCGTGCAACCGACGTACCACCACGCGGTTGCACATCGGGCAGCGTCCAGCTCTCGATACCGTCGAGATGCTCTTTGAGAATGATTCTGGTCATTGTCGGTTTTATCTCAGGTTCTAGGTTCTAGGGCCCAGGGAAAACCTTTTTCCCTACCTGGCACCTGGTGGTCTATGCAGTTACTAAGGAACCTCTGATTAATCCGTCATTGCGAGGAGCGCCGCGACGCGGCACCAGCGAGCTTGCGAGCGCAGAACGCCCGTAGGGCGGCCCCGCAGGGGTGAGCGCAGCCAATAATCTCCAAATTTTGGATCTGCCGTCGAATGAGATTGCTTCGCTGCGCCCGCAATGACGGTACGACGAATCCATCAGAGGCTCCTTAAATCACTTTACTTTCCGTACGAGACACCAGGTAGGAAGAAGGTTTTCCCTCGGCCCTAGCACCTAGCACCTAGTACCTGCTATCACACATACTGTTCTGTACCCTTGCCACCCAGCACGATGTCGCCGGCCTCGGCCATGCGGCGGGCAATGGCGAGGATTTCCTTCTGCGCGATCTCGACCTCGGAGAGGCGCACCGGCCCCTTGGCCTCCAGATCGTCGCGCAGCATCTCCGCGGCGCGTTTCGACATGTTCTTGAAGACCTTCTCGCGCACCGTCTCGTCGGCGCCCTTGAGCGCGATGATGAGATTGTCGGATGACACCTCGCGTAGCAGCGCCTGGATGCCCTGGTCGTCGACATCGGCCAGATTATCGAATACGAACATCAGATCCTGGATCTTCTGGCCGAGTTCGGCATCGGCGTCCTTGACCAGCTCCATGATCTCACCCTCCATGGAACTATCGATGAAATTCAGGATGTTGGCAGCCGCCTTGATGCCACCGACCGAGGACGATTTGACATTATTGGAACCGGAGAACTGGCGTTCCATGATCTCGTCCAGCTCGGCCAGCGCCGCTGGCTGAATGCCGTCGAGCGTGGCGATACGCATAAGGACATCGATGCGCACGCGCTCGGGCAGATAGGTGAGCACGTCGGCCGCATGATCGCTGTCGAGGTAGGACAGCACGATGGCTATGATCTGTGGATGTTCCAGACGGATGATCTCCGCGACCGCGCGGGCGTCCATCCACTTGAGCGACTCCAGCCCCTTGGTATTGCGGCCCAGCAGGATACGGTCGATCAGCGTGCCGGCCTTCTCCTCGCCGAGTGCGTCGACCATGACCCTGCGAATGTACTCTTCGGAGCCGACACCCAGTGCGGTCTGGCTCTCGACCATCTCGATGAAATCGCCGAGGATCGCCTGTACCTGCTCGCGCGACACATTGGCCATCGCGGCCATGGCCGAGCCCACCTTCTGTACCTCCTTCGGCCCCATGTGCCTGAGGATCTGGGCGGCATCGGCCTCACCCAGCGACAGCAGGAAGATCGCCGCACGGTCGACGCCCGAGAATTTTCCTGTCGAAGCCGCGTCAGCCATCCTGGTTCACCCAGGTCTTGACCGCCTGCGCCACCCGCTTGGGATCCTGCTGGACCATGCCGCGCGCGGTGACGATCTGCTGCTCATAATCCCGCGGACCCGGCAGTGAACCACGCGCCGGTGGCCGGCCGAGGGACACCTGGTCGTCCTCCAGCCCGGCATCACCGGCAGCCAACGCCGGTTGCGGTGCGGCAATGCCTTTCTCGGTCAGGCTCCGCAGTGTCGGCCTGAGCACCCCGAATATAAGGATCAGTACGCCGATCGCG is a window of Gammaproteobacteria bacterium DNA encoding:
- the fliG gene encoding flagellar motor switch protein FliG — encoded protein: MADAASTGKFSGVDRAAIFLLSLGEADAAQILRHMGPKEVQKVGSAMAAMANVSREQVQAILGDFIEMVESQTALGVGSEEYIRRVMVDALGEEKAGTLIDRILLGRNTKGLESLKWMDARAVAEIIRLEHPQIIAIVLSYLDSDHAADVLTYLPERVRIDVLMRIATLDGIQPAALAELDEIMERQFSGSNNVKSSSVGGIKAAANILNFIDSSMEGEIMELVKDADAELGQKIQDLMFVFDNLADVDDQGIQALLREVSSDNLIIALKGADETVREKVFKNMSKRAAEMLRDDLEAKGPVRLSEVEIAQKEILAIARRMAEAGDIVLGGKGTEQYV
- a CDS encoding flagellar assembly protein FliH, producing the protein MTRIILKEHLDGIESWTLPDVQPRGGTSVARPLTAQQIEELQAQAREEGFAQGRREGLEAGRKEILARVHELEGLMQVLARPLEQLDEQVEQELVHLALAVARQLIRRELKADPGQVLAVVREAMATLPIAARNVRLHLHPEDAALIRDTLSLSEVEQGWKVIEDPLLTRGGCKVSSDSSQIDATVERRLQAVIASTLGGERQGDSEQQG